One Elephas maximus indicus isolate mEleMax1 chromosome X, mEleMax1 primary haplotype, whole genome shotgun sequence DNA segment encodes these proteins:
- the LOC126069445 gene encoding 3-beta-hydroxysteroid-Delta(8),Delta(7)-isomerase has translation MTTNVSPLHPYWPRHLRLDNFVPNDRPTWHLLAGLFSISGVLVVTTWLLSGRAAVVPLGNWRRLSLCWFAVCGFIHMVIEGWFTLYHEDLLGDQAFLSQLWKEYAKGDSRYILGDNFTVCMETITAWMWGPLSLGVVIAFLRQQPFRFVLQLVVSVGQIYGDVLYFLTEHRDGFQHGQLGHPLYFWFYFVFMNALWLVLPGVLVLDSVKHLTYAQSTLDAKTSNVKSKQN, from the exons ATGACCACCAACGTCAGCCCCTTGCACCCGTACTGGCCTCGGCACCTAAGGCTGGACAACTTTGTGCCTAATGACCGCCCCACCTGGCATCTCTTGGCTGGCCTGTTCTCCATCTCTGGGGTCTTAGTCGTGACCACATGGCTGTTGTCAGGTCGAGCTGCAGTCGTCCCACTGGGGAATTGGAGACGACTCTCCCTGTGCTGGTTTGCAGTGTGCGGGTTCATCCACATGGTGATCGAGGGGTGGTTCACCCTCTACCATGAGGACCTCCTTGGAGACCAAGCCTTCTTATCCCAACTCT GGAAAGAGTATGCCAAAGGCGACAGCCGATACATtct GGGTGACAACTTCACAGTATGCATGGAAACCATCACGGCTTGGATGTGGGGACCACTCAGCCTGGGGGTGGTGATTGCCTTTCTCCGCCAGCAACCCTTCCGCTTTGTCCTACAGCTTGTGGTCTCTGTGG GCCAGATCTACGGGGACGTACTCTATTTCCTGACAGAACACCGTGATGGGTTCCAGCACGGGCAGCTGGGTCACCCACTCTATTTCtggttttactttgtcttcatgaATGCCCTGTGGCTGGTGCTGCCCGGAGTCCTCGTACTTgattctgtgaagcatctcacttACGCTCAGAGCACGCTAGATGCCAAGACCTCAAATGTCAAAAGCAAGCAGAACTAG